Genomic segment of Ascaphus truei isolate aAscTru1 unplaced genomic scaffold, aAscTru1.hap1 HAP1_SCAFFOLD_272, whole genome shotgun sequence:
GATTGATGACTTACCTGCTAACGATCAACTGGTTATggtggatatatacacacaatagaaGTGTTATTAAAAGTATATACAAATCCATAGATATGTATATTTTATTGGTTATATGATCTTTGCATGTAAGTAAATGGTTCATGTTATTGAGCTTCGTACAGTGGGGTCACTTTCCTGCCAGCTCCTCTCTCCCACAGCGAGATACTGCAGCAAATAAAGTTACCTCTTCTGTTTGTGCCAAATGTTGGAAGGTCTGTAAATCATGTCTGTCAAAGTTCAAGGACGTAAGTGATTTAATGAAGTTTGGTAATGCCAATAAATTGCATTTTTATAGGAAAGTTTTCACTTGAAAAGGTGAGACTCCACTGAAGTATAAGTAAAGTCAATGTGTAAAAAAcagataggtagcgctatatcctattgtgcaggcagcctgtgatatatcccTGTCGGGaagcgcagtgggcctgaggctgaggcgggacgcgcagtgggcctgaggctgaggcgggacgcgcagtgacttacctgagcgggtggtagcgccagggaggtaagggagcggctggggtaggagggccgcgcttcccgtccggagccagtgcagggcggcgcacgtgatggggggggcggacagagggggtgtgtgtgtgtgtatagagctactgtgttgtgtgtgtgtgtgtgtgtgtgtgtgtgtgtgtgtgtgtgtgtgtgtgtgtgtgtgtgtgtatagagctgcagtgttgtgtgtgtgtgtgtgtgtatagagctgctgtgttgtgtgtgtgtgtgtgtgtatagagctgctgtgtgtgtgtgtgtgtgtgtgtgtgtgtgtgtgtgtgtgtgtgtgtgtgtgtgtgtgtgtgtgtgtgtgtggcccgtcactccgcctcaggccaatgagaggtgtgcgggggcgggcggcccaagggaccaatgagatttcccctagggacaccggacaggcaggcaggcatacagtgctttcactaatatagtatatatatacatatatacagtgttcgggcctgaggctgaggcgggacgcgcagtgggcctgaggctgaggcgggacgcgcagtgacttacctgagcgggtggtagcgccagggaggtaagggagcggctggggtaggagggccgcgcttcccgtccggagccagtgcagggcagcgcacgtgatgggggggggcggacagagggtgtgtgtgtgtgtgtgtgtgtatagagctgctgtgttgtgtgtgtgtgtgtgtgtgtgtgtgtgtgtagagctgctgtgttgtgtgtgtgtgtgtgtgtgtgtgtgtgtgtgttgtgtgtgtgtgtgtgtgtgtgtgtgtgtgtgtgtgtgtagagctgctgtgttgtgtgtgtgtgtgtgtgtgtgtgtgtgtgtgtagagctgctgtgttgtgtgtgtgtgtgtgtgtgtgtagagctgctgtgttgtgtgtgtgtgtgtgtgtatagagctgctgtgtgtgtgtgtgtgtgtgtgtgtgtgtgtgtgtgtgtgtgtgtgtgtgtgtgtgtgtgtgtgtgtgtgtgtgtgtgtgtgtggcccgtcactccgcctcaggccaatgagaggtgtgcgggggtgggcggcccaagggaccaatgagatttcccctagggacacaggacatccaggcaggcaggcaggcatacagtgctttcactaatatagtatataaatatatatatatatacatatatacagtgttcgacaaacctatacatttgcacgccccgggcgagtggatttaacatcgtggcgagctcctattggcccaagcaacacacgtgtggtactaggtggcgagtagattgttttgttcggcgagtagatttttgggtgatttgtcgaccactgtatatatatatatatatataatcaaaaaataaatagatgataccgttctgtggctaacgaaatgcttttatttgtgcgacctTTCAAGTtaaactgatctcttcttccggcgatgttacaatgaatgaagcaagcaaagggtatgcttcaaaacagtgtctcttggaatgttatctgtgcttgtcctcccccggtgtggatgtgattcatggctagaggtgttaaatggttcctgaaagttagtgatgtaagagtgtgtgtgtgtatctgtgtgaatatacatgaatggagagcccacagtgtatacagtgctttacaaaaggtgtgtgtggagtgggagttaatataaatggtgtgggtaggtgtggaaatgtgagagattgtagcataactactgtagaagtgtgtgtagatgctatgtggtccctattggtgtatagggatggaaaaacaaggagtattagtatgtgtgagagacagctgtgtgtacatacatatagcacagtatgtgcagacatggcctttgcgctcatgggaagagagttcacttgtgtcagtaatgactcatataatttcgatctctgtttaggccactgctaagtgtcccgaacagttgcataaatttgtattcatgcaaccgtctacctttcggtgttttaagattacctttgagtatggcaaccctcagatcgttcatcttattgccagagtcagagaaatgttcgccgacaggaccgtctcttgttccgcgtgtgatgctgtggcgatgcaggttcattctcttgttagcccctgccctgtctcccctatgtagtagcagcccctgggcatttcatgcacatgatgaggtacacgacattgctggaggaacaggtgaaccttcctctgattttgtattcccgattcctgtgtggtatttgtattgtgtccgctgtgtagagcattgcgcaggttttgcatcttgcgtcctggcatggttttgtcccgcattcagtggtactgctgaatactttactcctcaccaaaatattcttgagattatggggttgtctgtatgataataagggtgcttcagggaagacctgttgcagtcttgtatcttcctgtaggatgggttgtagttccctggcgatcttgcgtagggctcctaggtgtgggttatatgtgaccaccaaaggtaccctgtcgcttgtctccttatgTTTGTAttaaaggagatcacttcttggtattttggtcacagacccccaaacaatttaaatctgcacacacaaacccatgtaaactcaaccccagacccacctcactatatatatttgtcttaaggagtgctactgggtatgtgacattgtacagtataaacacaaggaagagaagcccaatgcaacatgatcctccaccgacttaaatttaacatgtcaaaaacagaactccttatatttcatgccaaacctggccctactaccaccttccacattactgttggaagtactactatacatgcagtagcccaagcacgctgccctgggggtcacagactcctctctcacattcaaaaggtagctaaacctgtcgttttttcctccgcaatattacaaagatactcccttccactgttgctcgacagctaaaactctgacacagaccctcattctctaccatctcaaatactggaaccgtCTGCTGTCCGgtattactgcctctcacctgtctcccctacaatctatcctaaacgctgctgccagaatcactctactctttcctaaatctgtctcagcgtctcccctgctgaaatccctctcctggcttcctatcaaatcccgtatctcacactcaattctcctcctcacttttaaagctttacactcttctgcccctccttacagctcagctctaatttctcgctatgcaccatcccgactcttgcgatccgcccaatgatgtcttctatctaccccttttgtatctaaagccctctctcgccttaaacctttctcactgactgcccctcacctctggaatgcccttcccatcaatacccgactagcaccctctctatccacctttaagacccacattctaacacatctgcttaaagaagcatgtgagtagctccgtggctgatactatagaccgcatacaaaaagcttggcccattgcagacacacttaccagaacgccctcctactgtctctgtatgttctacctaccaattagattgtaagctcttcagagcagggactccttttcctaaatgttacttttatgtctgaagcacttattcccatgatctgttatttgtattatttatatgattgtcacgtgtattactgcggtgaagcgctttctacataaatggcgctatataaataaagacatacagtacatacatacatacaacatccaacatgacaaagcatatagttaaatatttatctgtttctctctcatatgtggggtctgacttacttatctctctctctctctctctctctctctctctctctctctctctctctctctctctctctctctctctcgtatcatcaagagggtaatctaaaattaatttgcagaatttcaataacccttggcatttgtaaatagtttctttagtaaataaagagttcaattgaaaatagatacattttattgaagagttttaaatatattcttagtaaaatatgttacaaactgacttataaatataaatcttatttacagatagtcacagagcttggcatcagttacagattagtcaggttttttttttttttgggcctaagtagctcatgggggaaataagtctggatggtgggtatccgtaacgtttagagatgttatgatccttctgcctctgaacaaagcactgtagcctccttttggaggtatgttgacaggcttactccctctccagttgtgctttccttttcatagcctctctctcctctctctgttctggtggaataggtatggagagctcaagctcttggagaggctgttgacagaaggatgggatgaagttgtccactctactgggtacattgataggaagctgcaggttagaaagctggtgcttctggttgaaaggagcttgaatggggatagtggtttggctgacctttttaatgcatgtcactgcagctttccgttctatggatatcactgggaagtgtttgggattctctataactgaagctttgttttccccacgttgtttgatttcactggttttaatgtcaggtcttgtgtactcatgtattttaaatagcctaggcctggcattaataccgactcctttaatactagaaatactgtcctgttttttggccatgaaccttttaatcgcatcagtaagagaccactgaacatgagaagcagaagtctggctttggcgtccttgcattggtccaagcttatttccaagtgtaatggatcctgcgggtgcccctggacctgtgggacctgcttttttacccaatgggtgaaatacttgaacagagttaatcatttggaggctgaggttgctgtgatgggctttcacctttccttgttcagaaggttccaataacttcttgcccttcccaagaacttctgaattcactccaggctgattagcactttttcttttgagagctttggggttattatcagtaccacaagccagcgcttgctcaaaactgaaaacgctggtctggttctttgttttcttcactagctgcttgatattgctgttctgtttacgtttgatccccatctcttgaggtgtctttcgctcaggactatgagtaactgcaggagactttgcatctttacatttgatccccatttcctgaggtgtcttccgctcaggactatgagtaactgcaggagtttttgcatatttacgtttgatccccatctcctgaggtgtcttccgctcaggactatgagtaactgcaggtgtttttgcatatttacgtttgatcccgatctcctgaggtgtcttccgctcaggacaatgagtaactgcaggagtctttgcatttttaagtttgatccccatctcctgaggtgtcttccgctcaggactatgagtaactgcaggagtttttgcatatttacgtttgatccccatctcctgaggtgtcttccgctcaggactatgagtaactgcaggtgtttttgcatttttaagtttgatccccatctcctgaggtgtcttccgctcaggactatgagtaactgcaggagtttttgcatatttacgtttgatccccatctcctgaggtgtcttccgctcaggactatgaataactgcaggagtctttgcatctttacgtttgatccctatctccttagttttcttcagtttaggattaatatgagtaacagcaggtgtctttgcatccattgtaccttcgcggctttgctgcatcttttcagataccttattggaaatgtgggcacctgagagacaaacacgtttcatcttttttaacagaacagcctcgtcaccagattgtgggccatggggagacttccctggtataggagcagaagaatgatttactggctttgacattggttttaccttcttttgcagtgcagtttgagggacttgatcctttgcagctgaataaaggatctttttcttctttgtttccactgtggagcactttggtactccctcagactttgacggacactcagtcttcactgaactcagcacgttattacgaaccttctgagcaatatgtgaaggggccttcacctctgaagatctcttctccatatcttttaacccaccccttttccacactggcacacataactctttgtggctttgcacatcaatatgtaactttgggaggtggctcagcttccgagctggttgagttgggtacattagaggtggttcacttttttcattagcagcaagctgaactgctccttgtgtaattaaactggcctgggaaatatgttgggcttcaagcgaggtctgacacactgtaacaaaatcaaaaaggagaaataatcaattatcataaataccaacacattgtacataataacacaaaggaagaaaagcaaacacatgcttaatcccttcagtattggcgaggactacatactgtagaattctatatatttgtaacactacagtggcgaatgaccgtaattaaagatctttatcacaggtaatggtatcggtcaaggagaagattttgaacaatgattagtaaagattctccatatctcatcttgtaaggtctgcaacacaatgcagtggggaaagggaattaagctaattacacatggaaatcactgcaaagaactactgtacacaatgcaaaattatgagagatatccatgttttatcacaataatgatggtggagtgatgaagacgaagagaagtaggttttattggtggggatatcattagtgataaagagggcagattatgataaaaggccaacaagaggttcacaagtccctgtgtgttatttgtcaatgggaaaaccaatacactacagtagatactcagtttgttcataaattgataatatgcaaaagcggcattcaacttaaggaacatccacaaacgtttagctgcaatagcaacaactgggggaaatgctatgatttgggcatctagatctctccttttttgccccttgtgctcccccaactgaacctggtttgccttacccacctgacacccctcctacttttacattttcggctatcctggttgcttggggatcaggggctgccgaataatgggccagtggataggacggtcttgggcttttccccctgggggaggttattggcagcccagtgggtgtctgtaagaaggagccaatctgtgctgtgttgccaccagttggagcatattggccaggaactgggtggtatgtcctatcctgaacgtgcatttctctaaggggtatgaatgttggctgctgaagttgtgcatactgggtggccataatacaaggccctattgtagcacgtctttccaaatgtgtgttgggacggaaagtaacaggctgcgttgtggcttctcccctaacctgttcTGCAAATcctctgtatcctcctgtagcagtgtggtagaatcctccgttcatgtccgatacacgagggtaagcgcgtgttgcctgtgggatctgctgtagatacattggtgttcctgcagacccttgttgcaaaatcatgccttgggccccatgtctgtagacttctgtattcctccctacagggtggaagctgttgctccatgaagggtaagcagtggtgactgcaggagcactgcaggtcggtggagggttcacagcagaggcatttaaaaactgatctgtaaggaagaaaggtaaaagtgaagggcctgaAAAGCaaaatcaaggcacatttctttaacacacggggactcaactccagtcatcaaaccccccacaataggtcaacttttcaggatattccagctttagcacaggtggcacaatcactcaatcagcctctgattgagtcacctgtgctgaagcagagactgattgagcgagctgtgctgaagcagggactg
This window contains:
- the LOC142481495 gene encoding uncharacterized protein LOC142481495, with protein sequence MSLAARRKRDQECQIKLLQEKLAAQTEEHKRDKSDGSLKALSDTKQQLNVVLTSQAEKEMSWSRRRYFEKANKPDTLLANRLRHRIPNYNIQAIHTQGVDLTSNPKRILAEFKRYYEALYDGGKVIHNQKTRDNLRDFLREAKLPTLTRAEGEALQTDFSLEEVAPIWAEIRDWLQRLLEVEIPLDPWLFLLGRRVGGLSNASHKLITHLATATRSVFKCLCCEPSTDLQCSCSHHCLPFMEQQLPPCREEYRSLQTWGPRHDFATRVCRNTNVSTADPTGNTRLPSCIGHERRILPHCYRRIQRICRTVCQTSLEAQHISQASLITQGAVQLAANEKSEPPLMYPTQPARKLSHLPKLHIDVQSHKELCVPVWKRGGLKDMEKRSSEVKAPSHIAQKVRNNVLSSVKTECPSKSEGVPKCSTVETKKKKILYSAAKDQVPQTALQKKVKPMSKPVNHSSAPIPGKSPHGPQSGDEAVLLKKMKRVCLSGAHISNKVSEKMQQSREGTMDAKTPAVTHINPKLKKTKEIGIKRTAVSPIMQEGFMYVFFFFVALKRVSLGALVEELFTCLVVSELSEKNCFAEVSYATLPTL